Genomic window (Phocoena phocoena chromosome 20, mPhoPho1.1, whole genome shotgun sequence):
AGTGATGCCCAAGCCACGGAGCCTTGTTTCTCTTCTAAAGTCAACACTGAACTGGTTGGGGCTTCTACATAAGAATCCAGATTTCCAGCTTTTCTGGAAGGGTTGGCAGTGCCCAGCTACTTTTGCTGTGGAACAAGTGATGGTTTGTGTAGCAGGACGGTGTTCTGACAGGTACAAGTCAAGCGTCTGGTTAGGGCGAAGATAGACTTTCCAGTTTCCTACAGCGTACAGTCATTGGTGTTTCAATAGTCACAgcttgtacaaccatcaccattgTCATTCCATCGTTCCTCAACCAGGGGTGGCTTTGTTCCATTGGGGACATTTTTAATTGTCACAGCTGGGGGTGCTACCAGCACCTGCTGGGTGGAGACAGGGAAGCTGCTGCACATCGTGCAGCAGGGACCACCCCGCAGAGAACCATCCAGGCCCACCTCAGCCACGCTGGTGCTCCGGGGTCCCCATAGGCCACTTAaagcatgtaggtcacctgatgcctctccaccccTCTCACaaggtgaaatttaaaaaaacaaacactgaatttCTAATGAGCCCCTGGGGCAGCTGGTagggaggatggggaaggggtTTCCTGCAGGGCCCCGGGGAGGATTGAGCACCAAGGTAAACAGACCCCAaacctttccctcctctccctggagtGTCAGTGGTGGCTGCCAGCAACACCAGAGATGAGCTCACAGAATAACTCCCAAGTGTCCCCAACAATCCCTAGGGCCTGCAGTGCGGGGCCCAGGCCAGGCTCAGCCATGGGAGGGCAGCTGTGGGAAAGGCGGGCAGTCAGGCCTCTGGTTGTGGGGTGCAGTTGTCAGAATTAGGGTGTGATGCTGGTCCCTCATGATTATCAGTGATGTGTGTTGGGCCAGGTGCTTTGGGGAGTACTTGTTACTGCCCCTATTTACACGTGCGAGCATTTCACCTGCTCAAGGCCAGACAAGTTGTAAGTTCCTGGGGTGCTCTGCGTTCCCTTTTAGAATCAAAGTGGAGGTAAAACAAACACGGTTTAGGGGCCACAGCTGTCTGGGTAAACTCTTAGAACGGTCTATTGGGGGCTGGCTGGTCACACCTTTCGGCCTTGATTTACTCTGCAGTTAAAATGGGCAGATTAAGGAATATTGAAGACTCACTTCCTTCCTGGACCACTCTCGACTGTCCTCAGGCATCAGTCTCTCTTTATGCCCTGGTGCCTTTCTCTTGGGTATTAACAGCTTGCCCAGCCAGGATTTGTGCCTCTGCCCTTGAGATTCCTGTTAAAGCCAGCGATAGCCGTAGCTTTAAGCATGTTCCTGTAGTGTAATGTAGAGCTAGTTGTCTAGTTCCTAAGTTGTCCCCCtcgcttccttttttttttttttttggctgcattgcgtcttcgttgctgtgcacgggcttttcgttgtggtgcgcaggcttctcattacagtggcttctcttgttgcagagcacgggctctacagcacaggctcagtagttgtggtgcatgggcttagttgctctgcggcacatgggatcttcccggaccagggctcgaacccatgtcccctgcattggcaggtggattcttaatgactgtgccaccagggaagtccccgctcACTTCCTGAATGACCTGGGGCGAGTCACTGATCACGGTGCCTGCATGCATGTGCCATCTGGGGGAGCGGTGTTGGGAGTGGAGGCCACAAGGCCGGATGTGTGAGGCTTGGGGGGCCGGTCCCCCCTGACCCTAGCGCTCTCCCCACAGACCATCAAGTGCCTGCTGATCCACCCTAACCCCGAGTCTGCCCTCAACGAGGAGGCGGGCCGCCTGCTCTTGGAGAACTACGAGGAGTACGCCGCCCGCGCACGCCTGCTCACAGAGATCCACGGGGGCGCAGGTGGGCCCAGCAGCGGCAGGGCCGAGGCCAGCCGGTCCCTGGCCAGCGGGGCTGTGGCCTCCACCGCTGACCCCATGGCCCCTGGGGGCCCAGGAGGGGTCGAGGGGCCCATGGCCAAGAAGCACGCGGGTGAGCGTGATAAGAAGCTGGCAGCCAAGAAGAAGACGGACAAGAAGCGGGCGCTGCGGCGGCTGTAGTgggctctcctccctccctctcccacccgccCCCAACTCTGTCTCTAAGTTATTTAAGttatggctggggtgggggagggcacgGGGGCACTCGGACCtggatttgtttttctaaataaagtcgGAAAAGCAGCTGTTGTTGCCTCCACCACCCTGGCTTTGAGCAGTGGGCACCCCAGCCCGAGTCTTCACGTGGGCTGAGCACAGGTCTCTCAGCCCAGCGGGCCTCCTGTTGGAGTCAGAGGCGCCCTCTGTCTGAGGGGTGCAGTGCCAGGCACGGGCCTGCTGCTGATCTCTCCCGCCCTTGTTCTCCTGAAATGGGCATAGTGGCCGGGCAGTGGGTGTGGAAGCCCCGTCTGTCTGCCGTGCGCTGGGGCACTTGATCCCGCTCTAGCCAACAGAACATGTTCCTGTGGATTTCTGTATCATATATCAAAAATCCCAGGCCTAAGGAGACACCTGTCTTACAATTTGTGTTGGTTGGAAGTTGGTGTGATGGGCTGGTTGCTGCTCGGGTTTCAGAAGTGAAGTTGAGGATCCACTGGGCACGTTCCTTTCTCGGGTCCTCTTCAAACTCAAAGCTGGCGGGATTCAGTTTCTTGGGGTCATAGGGCCTGGGGCTATCCCCAGCTCCTAGAAGCTGCCAGGGTTCTCACCCCACAGCCCCCTTTTGTGGGACCCAGTTGATTAGATGAAGCTGATGAGCCCCGGGTGATAACTTGACTGCAGGAACATGTCCCAGCGTGGTCACAGGTTCTGCCCTCActccaggggagggggcaggagaccCGGCAGCGCACGTCAGCTTCCTGCATGCACCCCTGCGGCATGGCCCTTCTCCCTgccctgttccttcatctgcaggAGGGCAGACCTGCTGGTCGTTGTACCTCTTGGACTGTTATGGAGGGTCAGGTAAGGGCCGCAGACCCGGACAAGTGTCGGGGTTCTCGGCTGGTGGGAGAGTAGGGAGTGGTCAGCCTTGGCAGAAACCAGCGAAGGCACAGATGGGGAGGCCAAAGATTTTGTCGCCCTCTTTCAGGCTCTGTGCCGGGCCTTAGGACACAGTGTCAAAAAtgatcacgggcttccctggtggcgcagtggttgagagtctgcctgccaatgcaggggacacaggttcgtgccccggtccgggaagatcccacatgccgcggagcagctgggcccatgagccatggccactcagcctgcgcgtctggagcctgtgctccgcaacgggagaggccacaacagtgagaggcccgcataccgcaaaaaaaaaaaaaaaaaaaaagatcataaaatacaaagaaaggaaagcCTGGTATGCCAGTTTTCACAGTTGCTTCCTTTGTAATCAGCAAAGCCTGGAAATATAACCCACATGTTCACcaatggatgaatgagtaaagGAATTGTGaattcacacagtggaatactacttagctaAACACTGATACACAAAATAACATGCTGAGTGAAGCCATATACGGAAGAGTACAAAATActtgattccatttctatgaaattctagaacaggcaaagtTAGTCACTAAGGGCCAAAAGCAGATCACTGGCTGTCTGAGATAAGTAGGATAAAGTGTACAGGGGTGTGGGAAGACTGGGTGTGATGAGTACATTCCAGATCCCAATTATGGTGGGGGTCACATGGGTGCATAATTATGTCAAAACTTATAAAGTATATACTTAAAATAGGTGTATTTTACTTTGTGTAAAGTATATCTAAGAGAAGttgatttaactttttaaatcaaGGACTTCTGTTTATCTAAAGGAGAATGAAAGACAAGTCAGTGGGACAAGTCAGTGGGGTTGTATGCAATCGAAATGGACAAATCCAAACATGtataaagagctcctacaaatcagtaagaaacaaCACAAAAGTTGGCAAAAGCATTTGCACGAATGCttcacaaaaggggaaatcccAACGACTACCAAGCACATGCAAAGATTCCCGTCATCACTAGTGATGGGGAAAGTGCAGTGTAAACCCAAGTTGAGACCACTATGCTCCCGTGAAACTTGCCACAATGATAAGATCTGACAACGCCACGTGCAGAGCCACGGATACTCTCCTGGTCCACAGGGCGACCCTGGCAGGAGCGTGAAATGGTAAAAGTCACGTGGGGACGCAGTAGTATCTCATTACTCAGCCTTCTTGCACATGTACCATAGGCTGCAAAACCACATTTGTCCTAATTGCAAGCAGTATAAACATGCTTGTATATTCAAGGAGCAATACTATACAACACAAAAGTAGTGAGTGGACCATCACTACTTCCAGCAGCGTGGAAAACGACAGCAGCCTAACAAGCAAGTCACAGGAGACCCACAGTCTGAATGCCTTCGCACACAATTCCAAAGCCGTCAAAACCAAGCTGTGCTGCTAAACACACATACCTTGGCGGTAAAGCTGTAAAAGCAAGCAGATTGTTTCCCTAAAGCTCAGGATACTGGTTACCTCTAGCCAGTAGGAAGCCCACGAGGGAAGTGTATAAATGTGTTCTGTGTGCTTTTCTCTTTGTCTGCTACATTTCAGAATTTTAACAACATGAAGAAGCTCGTTGAGATATGGaccaatctccaaaatatgtgaGAAAGAGCAAAACGCAAATGCTGTACCAGATACGCTaccatttctgttcctttttgtttgttttaattttgttttaaataggatgtgggacttccctggtggcgcagtggttaagaatctgcctgccaatgcagaggacacgtgttcgagccctggtccgggaaggtcccacatgccgcgtagcaactaagcccgtgcaccacaactactgagcctgtgctctagagcctgcaagccacaactactgagcccacatgccacaactacggaagccctcccgcctacagcctgtgctccacaagagaagccaccacaatgagaagcctgtgcaccgcaacgaagccccaacgcagccaaaaataaataataggatGTGTATTTGCTTGCATATTCATCGAATGCCTCCAGAAGGTTACATTAGCACCTGCAAATACTGTCCCAAGAAAGGAGAGCTTGGAATACCATGTGCACGTTACCCATTCAAAAAAcagacttaaggaaaaaaaaagcaagcaaagacttgacttgttttaattttaaaggtaACAAGAGCTTCTTCAGTGAAACGGCTCCCTCTCATTCCCATCTCCCCACACCCAATTCCCTTAATCAGGGACAACCAGTGTCAGCAGGttcctgtgtatttttctggGGAAATTCTATGCAAACGTAAGCAAATTTAAGcatatgttctttttattttatttttattttttggccacaccatgctgcctgtgggatcttagttccacgaccagtgattgaacccgctccctcggcagtgaaagcgtggagtcctaaccgctggaccggcagggaattcccataaaccATAAACATATATTCTTTTACGTCCAGCGTTTCATGTGTATAACACAGCACGTCGCACCTGAGTTTTTTGACTTAGCACATCTTGGCCATCTGTCCTGCAGCACTCACAGCCATTCCCTGCCCTCAGCTGTGCCATAATGTATGTCACACTGAGCTGGAAGGAATGACCTTTGTGCATGGATCCCATGGCACACAAGGAACAGAGTCAACCTTTTCAAGTGACATCCCTGTGCCAGAGGGCAcattcatttgtaattctgtaCAGACATGGCCAAACTGTTCCCCGTGGGTTCGTACCAATTGACGCTGTCAGTGACGTAAGTGTGCCCATCACCCCCACAATGGCCTTAAGCGCACTTTGATTTTTACCCAACTTTTGGGTGTTTCTCAACCTGAGAGGTGAACACTATCTTAATCTatctttaaaagacttttttttacaAGTTTTGGGGTTACACAGAAATCGTGAAGACAATagtgtcccccctcccccacccttgggTGCATCTCCTCCATAAATGCTACACTAAGCGAAGGTACTGAAACAAATGTGCTGGTTTTGCTGTGAGAACCTGGCCAAGGGCCACGGGGGTAACATACAGTCAGCGTGAACTCAGCAGGCCTGGGGTGCTCAAGGCCCACAGGTGGATGATTGTGAACAGTTTTCAAGATGAaacacaagggacttccctggcggcccagtggtgaggactctgcacttccaccgcAGGGGCCACGCGTTCAATatctgggcagggaactaagatcccacatgccaggcggCATCGTCGGATCCGGGGCTGGGATCCTGGGCTCCTTGCTTGTCTCCAAACCACGTGCTCATGTCATTTTCATAATTAAAGACTTTAAAGAACAGATTTTATTACAGCAAATGACTAcaagagaaacaaagagattttttaaattcctggaCTGGGAAGAAACAGCCTGGAGGGAATGCAGCAGAGGACACAGCGGTGTATTCACAGAACTCATGTAGACTGGGAGCCACGGGCACTAGCGTGTGTGGATTTGTCCTCAAAGTGGTCGGAAAAACACGAGCATTGTTTTGTGTACAAATAGTTATAGACATGGGAACACATTTGTAATTGTTTTGAGTCCATCTGCTCAAGATAATTTATAATAAACTGTTCGTTCATGCAAGGAAGATTTGTGGGCTTGTCCTGGCCGGCCATGTTACAAGCTTTCTGCACATTTAACCACAAGGACTTAGGAAGTAAGGTCTATTCATATGCACGTGTCACAGGCACAGAGGTTGAGGAGTGATGGAGCCCTGATGTATCCGTGAAGATGGAACTATAATCAAGGCCATCCCTTCCCACGAACAGAGCATGTCTCAGCCCCGAGTTTCCACTGCTCTGAGTGACCTTGCGCGGGGTAGCTGCCAAAGGTGCGCCCTACACTCTGCAGACATTCCCCGGATTAGTACTGGAGACAACAGCAGCAAACTAAACCAAGATTTCTGCATTGCGGAGCCCTGAGGAATCAGACGCCTGAAACCACCTTATTGTTTCATCTgtagggaaactgaggcgcagagagaCTAGTGACTCACGCAAGCGCAGGAGCTGGCACATGTGGAACTGGAGGAGGATGCTGTGGGTGGTGGGGGGACGGGAAGGGTGCGGGCATCTCTCTGGGCACTTGCCTGTAATCTCACTGCCTCCTGGCCCCACTGTTCCTGCCGAGAAGCCAGCAGTTAGTCTTACTGCAGCTCCCTTGCACGTGAGGTGCTCTTCTCATGCTTTCCAGATTCAGCGTTTTTACTGATGTGTCTgggtatttatgattttttaaacctTGTATTCTTTATTTGCTTTTCCAATTTCCACGCCAACATACATCACTTGCGAGAAAACAAAGTTTGCATAGATGGCCCCCCATAAGAACCACACCTGCCGCCAagctctctccttccccaggagGGAGATGGGCAGCTGAGGCCTGGAGTGCCTGCAGCACTGGGGCTCCAGCAGCAGAGCCTCACGACTGAGACctgctccctcccaccagccctctCCTGGTTCCCCCTCACCGAAGTGCCATCCAGACCCCTGGCGTGGCATGCCCAGCCCAGCCACCCTTGATGGCCTGGCCACCCACAGGGCTAGAGGTCCAGAGACTGAGCGAGGCTGTGTtatgaggaggaaactgaggccacagAGGGAGGTAGTTATCTTGGGGGTTCAGGTGACCAGCCGGACTCCACGTGGGCTAAGGGCCTAGAGGAGCAGGGCTCTGGGGCAGACAAGGAGAGGGACACCATCTGACGACCGGCCGCCACATGGGTGAGCAGATGCTCAGCGCTGTGTGCATGTGGTATGCTGGGGTGCCAGGCTAAGTACTGCCTCACAGGACACTCCCGCTAGATGGACTtaagtgctgtggagaaaaatgaagccgGTGTGGGGGTGGGTCTTGATTTTTAAGAGTGGccaaaagagggacttccctggcagtccgaaGTTTAAGacttcgtgcttccactgcagggagcacgggttcgatccctggtcagggaactaagaacccgGATAGTGGCCAAAGGGGAAGAAAAGTGGTCAGGAGAGACCTCACTGCCCGGCAACATGTGCGAGTTAAGAGGCCCTGGCTCCCTGTGGGGAAGCACCTTCCAGACAGAGTAACAGCTAGTGCAGATGGTCCCAGGCAGAACCGCGCTCTCCGGGTGGACAGCAAGGCGCTGGGCATCTGAGTGAAGATGGGCCCGACTAGCCAAGGCCAGGGGGCTGCCTTTCACTCGGAGTGGGATGGGAACCgtgggagggttttgagcaggtaTTAAGTCGCCTAAGTTCCACCTGGAACTAAGGATACCACTCCACCTGGGTTGAGGACAGACCCCAGTGGGGTGAGGGTGGATGGTCCAGGGGAGGAAGAGGGTTTGGCAGGAAGCGATCACGTTCACGGCCACAGAGGAAGGCTGGAGCAGGCagcagggtgggaagggggtcAGGAACTGACCAGGTGTGTGGAGCTCCTGGACCCCAGCACAGAGCTGTGAAGTGGGGGCAGGGTTGTCATCTCTGCACAGGGTCCTCAGGATGGCAGAGACCTGAATCCTTGGCCCATGGCATAGtggctggcacataataggtgcatAGGAAACACACCAGGAGCAATGATGTGGGTGACCTTTACCcgtctgagcctcggtttctacATCTGTAAGGCGGGGATGACACCTGCTTCATGGCACATCTGGGGTAGTCAGAGCAAACAGCCACTCCTCAAGTGTACATGTATGTACGTATATGTGTACACACGCACGCCACACGCCCATCTGAATAGAGACGCCATCCAGCTTGTGATAGGCTTAAACCGCTACACCAACAGCTAATTACCACACTTACCTGCCTTCTTTAACCCAGGGGTCCTCAAACCCCGGGCTGTGGACTAATActggtctgcagcctgttaggactGGACCGCACAGCAGATGAGAGGCAgaaagcaaagcttcatctgctgctccccatggcTCGCGTTACTGCCCAAACCatgttcccctcccccagtccctggaaaaATGGatttccacaaaaccagtccctggtgccaaagagGTTTGGGACCGCTGCTTTAGCCCACTGAATTCTGACCAGAGGCAGAGAGCTCCagttacttgcccaaggccacacagctagcagCTGAGCTGGCAGAAGGACCCAGGCAGGTGCCCAGTGGCAGTGCCCACAAGGACCACGTCTCGGTTGTAATAAACACAAGGAAGCAACTAGGAGAACCGACGTTAGACCCAGTGGTCAGAAAAGACCTCTGAGGAGACAGAGCTGTGCAGCctgggggagggctggagagAAGGCTGCGCTGGGGCAGTCAGGAGCAGCTGAGGGCAGTCACCTGCTAAGAGCAGGAAACAGGTGAGGGACGGTGCTGCAGGGACGCTGGGCTCACCCCCAGTGCAGCAGGAGGCAGAAACACTTGGCCAGGCGGGCTCCTCGCCGAAAAACAGCTGTTTAAGGACATGCCTGCTGGCAGGAAGCCTGAGGCTGCCACCTTCCTCCTGGGGGGCGGGTGCAGCTTATGTCCCCCCCCCCAGGTGTGGACAGAGTCCCACAGGCTTCTGGACTCAGGAGCTGCACTGGTGTCCCTGAGTACAGTTCTGGGCCCAGACCAAAGGCCAAGGCATACTGAGGGCCCTGTCCACCCCCAAGTCCTAGGATGCTCACTTCACACCTGCAGAGCCCCCTGGAGAGGCTGAGCTGCCCCAGGACCCACAGTGGGAGGGGAGGGCCAGCCTGCCTCAGGCTGGAAGAGGCTGGGGTCCCAGACAGCAAAGACCCAGACTGTAAATGCTTCCTCCTTCAAAGGCCACACTGCCAACACTGCTGTGACACAGGCCACAGAACTATACAGAAGGTGTGCTGACCCTTGGTCTAGATGCCCACCCCTTGGGAACCTTAGactaaatgttaaaaaatcaaaaatttccACCTAATGTCTCTCCTGAGGCTTTGTCATGCATCAGCGGAGGATGAGATCATGCCGATTCTAGATTTTACTTAACCTGCAGttcctttttttgcggtactggACAATCACCTCTGAGCGTCAAATGTAAAAATTCACACCAACGCCAGCCCTCCGTGATGGGCAGAAACGATGGGCCAAGGACACACACAAAAGCTGGGGCTCAGCTCCCCCACCTGGACCTGGTCCCTCCAGACTCAAGACACTGGGACAACTGCGTGCTGCGGGCTGGTAGGGGAACCCCTGGGGACATGGCCTGGAGGGCAAGGAGGTTGCGGCAAGTCAGCTGACAGCTTTATTGCATTGGGGAAGGGGACAGATTGCTCAGGAGCTCTTGGTGGGGCGGGTCCGCTTCCTCTTCACCATCACAGGCTTCTGGCTGCGCAGGATGGCGCTGGCTCTGCGGATGGCAGCCTGGGAGGCGAGGCGGCCTCAGGTCACCCACCCCACCagctgtgccccccacccccacatgcCTCCCAGATGGGCAACGGTCCCTCTTTCCCAGAGCGCAGGTCCAGCTCCAGTCACCAGAGGGCCGTCCTTCACAGCACTGGCCAGGCTCCCTGGGTCCCCACTGTGTAGTTGCCTCCACCACCTGGCATCAGCTctccagcccccactcaccatacGCAAATCCGGGCGGTACTTGTTCTTTCGGATCATGTGCCGGATGCTGCTGAGGGTGGCCCGGGCATTCTTGTTGATGGTGGTCCGCACGTAAGAAGTGGCCGGCTTTCGCTggcctggtggggtggggagatgagGAGCCCCAGGGGTCAGACGGTCTGGACCTTTGGTGCCCACTCCCAGGGTGAGGGCACAATCCCACCCAGAGAACCTGAGTGCCCAGACTGTGTGAGCCTGGGAGGCAGCCCCATCTCCAGGCATCAACTTACAGGACAATGGCAAGGACAACCACAGGCGAGGCCCTGCACCTGTATAGGCGTCTCCTCCCCAGCCTGCCCGAGACACAACACTGTTCATCTCACTGGACAGAAGTGGAAGCAGACGCAAAAGGACCAGGACtcccttgcccaaggtcccatgcACAGTTGTGTGACTCCAAGGAGAGCCTGGGTGAGGTGGGCACTTGGCACCATGCTGACCAGGTGGCGAGCGCTCCCCAGAAAGCAGCTCTGGCTCCTCTCCCTTCCGCACCTTCCTGGGCCCTAGCTACCGGCTCAGCAACAAGTGTCTAAAACGCCAAGCTGTGAGGCTGGGGTGATGTGGAGCCACGGGAGGACCAGGGTAAGAAGAGTCCTGGGGAAAACACCTGCCCCTCACCTGTGCACAGGTAGAGTTGGACTCCCCTGCCcaggataaaaaggaaaacaccCCCTTTATTGTGCCAAAGAGCTGATGGGGTCCCGGCTAGGATCCTGTGCTCCTGGGTTTCCCCCCCGATGCCAAGGTCCCTGTACCATACTGGGGATTTGATGTTAGCCTTCTGACCCCAGAGGAGAGCCCATGTTACCTCCTCAGGTCAACCAGATTCCTGACAGCCGAGGAAAAGCCACCCAACAATCCAAGAAGGGAAAGCAAAGTTTTTGGGACCCAGCGCACCAGAACAGGGTTCTCAGGAGTGTGGGAACCTGAGAAGCCCAAAAGCATAAATAACTGGTTGCTCCCGGGTCTGTGCTTCTGGGAAGGGAGGTTAACCGCCTTCCCCCTGAGAACAGAAGGCAGCAGATGTGGCTGCTGCTGTCAGTGAACAGGACACAGGGCTCAGAACCCAAAGAGAAACCGGTCCTCATCAGGGATCCGGGAAAAAGCTCATTCTTATCTGTTAAAACCCACTGCCCATCTACAAACAAAAAGTGTTGCGGGTGTGATACCATGACTCAGCTATTACCAAGACACACCCCTGCCTCCCCTTGACCTCCTCTAAGAGTCTAAAAGAGCCTGTCTGGGCCTGAGACACAGGGAAGTGGGATGCTGAGCGCCCCATTCTGAGTCCTTGAAGCCAGAATGGGAGCCAAACTGCTGCTTCAGACCCAAGCTGTCACTTCCTATGTGGGAGCTAGAAGGCGGCTCCCCATCTGTTTACCTGAATTTTCCCACCGGTGGAGACAGACTTCCACCTGCTTCAAGGATTTATTCTGAAAACATCATCAAACCGTGCAACCCTGTAATTTAACCCTGACAAGCAACCAGCGGACTTCAggtgcttttaatttctccacttttTAGATGATAAGCTCACATACTGGTGGGCTAGCTTGGAGAGGAACCAGCCCCCCAGGTAAACGTCCTGACCCCAGGAATCCTCCATTCAATAGCACAACCACTCCCGCGGCCCGACAGTAAAAAACCACAGCCCCCTGCCCCGGATGGGGGTCTGTTGCCTGGGCCCAACCAGGGCAAATGCTCACCGGATCTCCGCTTCATGACCACCACGACCCCTTTGCCGTCCGCCGCCGGCTCCACGCCCACAGTCTTGCGGTGAATGAGCCCGTTGTAGCGAAAAGAGTTGCGGGCCTTCAGGTTATTGGGTTCCTGGGAAGAAGGACGCAACGCGGTCGTGAAGAGAAAGGGGACACAACAATCGTAAAGGTCCCTCCCTCCGACCCAGCCGTCGGGGCCCCGCTTACGGTGCTGTACGTCTGCTTATTCCTCTTGATCAAGAAACTGGAGCAGTTCCGCACGACCATCCATTGCAGGTGCGCGGACATGGCGGCAGCTGCGGAGAAAGGGGCGCGGGAAAACGTCAGGGGCACAGCAGGCCGACGCCGGACAACAGAGGAAGGCTGCATTTGGGGACCGGGCGAATGGGAGCACCGCGTGGGCCGAGAGCGCCTAGAAATTTGCCAGGCGGGGCTGGGCGGCCTAAGGTGGAGGCGCTAACCGGGGCGGCCGAGACTAACTGCGGAGGACGAGAGATGAGAATCCACAGCGACCTAAGGCGGCGGGGCCGGGGTGAAGCCAAGAGCGCGAGAGGCGCAGTGAGAGAGGCAGACAGGGGCACAGACACCCGGTGGCAGGCGCGAGAGGCGGTCACGCGGACGCAACTCACCTCCTCTCGTGGCGGCGACCGGATACGGAAAGAGgcaggcggggggcggggcgacGCCTTTAATAGCAACACGCATTTCCGCTTCCTCTCAGGGTACGCGCGCGCCGTCGCCTGTCCCCGCCTCCTTCCGCCCGCCTCCGAGGCAGCTCGTTCGGCTATTTCCTCCAGTCAGTCTCAAACCGTTCGGGAACTTTCGGACCTCTTCGGCTGGGGACCCGAGGGCGTGTTCTCGACGCGGAGTTGGTACAGTTCCGAGGGCCCTTCGTGTGTTTTCGGAACTCCACGGCTGGATTTCCGAGGGTGTCCCTTTCCAGAAGTCCCAAGTCCCCTTCCTCAACGGCTTCTCTCCAATATTGCCACTCAGAGCTTGGCACAGgatgggtgctcaataaacatttgttttatgaATGAACTTGTTAGTGCGTGAACTATTTAAACCACACAGGGACTTCGGGTGCTTCCAGGTTCTTCGTAGGCCCTTCCAGGTTCTTCGTAGACCCTCGGCT
Coding sequences:
- the RPL28 gene encoding large ribosomal subunit protein eL28; protein product: MSAHLQWMVVRNCSSFLIKRNKQTYSTEPNNLKARNSFRYNGLIHRKTVGVEPAADGKGVVVVMKRRSGQRKPATSYVRTTINKNARATLSSIRHMIRKNKYRPDLRMAAIRRASAILRSQKPVMVKRKRTRPTKSS